One genomic region from Carcharodon carcharias isolate sCarCar2 chromosome 12, sCarCar2.pri, whole genome shotgun sequence encodes:
- the ikzf2 gene encoding zinc finger protein Helios isoform X11 codes for METTQPMNHQADEYKEQDSVADHISLMSFDRPAVIERLSSNVGKRKSSTPQKFVGEKFMHLNYPDISYNMSLNYEKEAEFMHSHMMDQAINNAITYLGAESLRPLMQHQPSTMAEGVPVMNAVYSQVYHPSRLERPSSREIAESHENTVDGPISLIRAKNQTAERGISPSNSCLDSTDTESSHDDRSGQQYPGIPALTPRNKQSPAYTKEESKALEPTKVLSHTSKEIYRVFSGEGEQIRAFNCEHCRVLFLDHVMYTIHMGCHGFRDPFECNICGYRSQDRYEFSSHIVRGEHTFH; via the exons CAGATGAATACAAGGAACAGGATTCAGTGGCAGACCACATTTCTCTGATGTCGTTTGACAGACCTGCAGTCATAGAGAGGCTATCAAGCAATGTAGGAAAGCGTAAAAGCTCCACACCTCAAAAATTTGTTG GTGAAAAGTTCATGCATTTGAATTATCCAGACATCAGTTATAACATGAGCTTGAACTACGAGAAAGAGGCAGAGTTCATGCATTCACACATGATGGATCAAGCCATCAATAACGCAATTACATACCTTGGAGCTGAATCCCTCAGACCTCTGATGCAGCATCAACCCAGCACAATGGCCGAAGGAGTTCCAGTTATGAATGCTGTCTATTCTCAGGTATACCATCcaagcaggcttgaaaggccaagCAGTAGGGAAATAGCAGAAAGCCACGAAAATACAGTGGATGGCCCCATTTCTCTTATAAGAGCAAAAAATCAGACAGCAGAAAGAGGAATATCTCCTAGTAACAGCTGTTTAGATTCTACTGACACAGAAAGCAGCCATGATGATCGAAGTGGTCAACAATATCCTGGAATCCCAGCCTTAACACCTCGGAACAAGCAAAGTCCTGCCTACACAAAGGAGGAATCAAAGGCTCTGGAACCAACAAAGGTTTTGTCTCATACCTCTAAAGAGATATACAGGGTCTTCAGTGGAGAGGGCGAGCAGATTAGAGCTTTCAATTGTGAGCACTGTCGTGTGCTGTTTCTAGACCATGTCATGTACACCATTCACATGGGCTGCCATGGTTTCAGAGACCCATTTGAGTGCAACATCTGTGGCTACAGAAGCCAGGATCGATATGAATTTTCATCGCACATTGTTCGTGGAGAACATACATTCCACTAG